One genomic region from Labeo rohita strain BAU-BD-2019 chromosome 7, IGBB_LRoh.1.0, whole genome shotgun sequence encodes:
- the LOC127167603 gene encoding GTPase IMAP family member 9-like, with amino-acid sequence MSTGIRIVLVGKTGVGKSATGNTILGEKMFRSEARATSSNKQCTPGTQMINGREVLVVDTPGLYDTNMPNDEVIQEITKCSTLAAPGPHVFLLILSIGRFTEEEKSVIRQFQEHFGNDVLRYTMILFTRADDLEDRTIEEYIREVPELNPVIKACEGRYHAFNNREKLDRSQVDQLMRKIDVMMERNKNSYYSYELNHTKRIVKEKVKHESYCSLS; translated from the coding sequence ATGTCAACAGGTATTCGCATTGTTTTGGTTGGTAAAACAGGAGTTGGCAAGAGCGCCACAGGAAACACCATTCTCGGGGAGAAGATGTTCAGATCAGAAGCAAGAGCTACATCGAGCAATAAACAGTGCACACCTGGAACACAGATGATAAATGGCAGAGAGGTGCTTGTTGTGGACACTCCTGGTCTATATGACACAAACATGCCTAATGACGAAGTGATACAAGAGATCACTAAATGCAGCACTCTTGCAGCTCCAGGTCCACATGTCTTCCTTCTCATACTTTCCATTGGACGCTTCACTGAAGAGGAGAAATCCGTCATTAGACAGTTCCAAGAACACTTTGGCAATGATGTGCTCAGATACACAATGATTTTGTTCACCAGGGCAGATGATCTTGAAGACAGGACAATTGAAGAGTACATTCGTGAGGTCCCAGAGCTAAATCCAGTGATTAAAGCATGCGAGGGCAGATACCATGCATTTAACAACAGAGAGAAGTTAGACCGTTCACAAGTTGATCAGCTCATGAGGAAGATTGATGTAATGATGGAACGCAACAAAAACAGCTACTACAGCTATGAGCTCAACCATACAAAAAGAATTGTGAAGGAAAAAGTGAAACATGAGTCATATTGTAGCTTGTCATAG